The following proteins are co-located in the Paenibacillus sp. JNUCC32 genome:
- a CDS encoding glycoside hydrolase family 88/105 protein, giving the protein MSNPVQQQAQSALLPIELAAKACQSIMETYLPEQLPPAGRWHYHQGVFLVGLSQLWKFNGDAKFLNYIKGYVDHLVDANGNLLLERGELDSVQAGLLLMELDAVFPEYRYRAAADKLLRLLSTLNRTTEGGYWHKDRYPYQMWLDGLYMGGVFTMNYARQYNEPHLFDEVLFQEKLMRSHTKDEATGLYYHAWDESRTMPWADPVSGQSPEFWGRAIGWYALSLVEFLDLLPEHHSAREELAAALRELSEALVRYQDPATGLWHQVVDKGGREDNWLETSCSSLFTYTLAKGVRLGYLDPSFMTYARQGYQGLVQCVYRNDKGHLVMPHICIGTGVGDYKHYVERQQCENDLHGVGALVMACVELGRSDG; this is encoded by the coding sequence ATGTCCAATCCCGTACAGCAGCAGGCACAGTCCGCTTTGTTACCAATAGAACTCGCCGCCAAGGCGTGCCAATCGATCATGGAAACGTATTTGCCCGAGCAGCTTCCGCCTGCAGGCAGGTGGCATTACCATCAGGGCGTATTTTTGGTTGGGTTGTCTCAATTGTGGAAATTTAACGGGGACGCCAAGTTTTTGAATTATATCAAAGGCTATGTTGATCATCTGGTGGACGCTAACGGCAACCTGCTGCTGGAGCGGGGGGAGCTGGATTCCGTTCAAGCGGGCCTGCTCCTGATGGAATTGGATGCTGTGTTTCCCGAATACCGCTACAGGGCCGCAGCAGATAAACTGCTCCGCTTGCTGTCCACGCTGAACCGGACCACCGAAGGCGGCTATTGGCATAAGGACCGGTATCCATACCAGATGTGGCTGGACGGACTGTATATGGGCGGCGTATTTACGATGAACTATGCGAGGCAGTATAACGAGCCGCATTTATTTGACGAGGTATTGTTCCAGGAGAAGCTGATGCGCTCCCATACCAAGGATGAGGCTACCGGTTTGTATTATCATGCTTGGGACGAGAGCCGAACGATGCCCTGGGCGGATCCGGTCAGCGGGCAGTCTCCGGAATTTTGGGGACGCGCCATAGGCTGGTATGCGCTGTCGCTTGTCGAGTTCCTCGATTTACTGCCTGAGCATCATTCGGCGAGGGAAGAGCTGGCTGCCGCGCTACGTGAATTAAGCGAAGCGCTGGTGCGTTATCAGGATCCGGCTACCGGTCTGTGGCATCAGGTTGTGGACAAAGGGGGGCGGGAGGACAATTGGCTCGAAACCTCCTGCTCCAGTCTTTTCACCTATACCTTGGCAAAAGGAGTCCGTCTGGGTTATCTGGATCCTTCTTTTATGACGTATGCGAGACAGGGATATCAAGGCCTGGTCCAATGCGTATATCGCAATGACAAGGGACATTTGGTCATGCCCCACATCTGCATCGGCACGGGGGTAGGCGATTACAAGCACTATGTGGAAAGGCAGCAATGCGAAAATGACCTTCATGGCGTCGGAGCGTTGGTCATGGCGTGCGTAGAGCTAGGCAGAAGCGACGGATGA
- the sleB gene encoding spore cortex-lytic enzyme, with protein sequence MKNSRIWILISIAILLSAVVFAQGRLKADHSSSQQEALPTFSQQTIKFGSTGEDVYELQGRLKYLGFYHGKIDSVFGSKTQGAVKWFQSEFGMKVDGIVGPKVKLKLYNATKDFRPTAPKLHEGGGAAAGAGGNGGGTNQGNNNLASSNTMGLSDNDLRIMANAVYGEARGEPFEGQVAVAAVILNRVKSPSFPNTPHGVIFEPRAFTAVADGQIWLEPNAQARKAVEQALNGWDPTGGCLYYFNPKTATSPWIWTRPQVKTIGQHIFCM encoded by the coding sequence ATGAAAAACTCAAGAATCTGGATTCTGATCAGCATTGCGATACTGTTATCTGCCGTCGTCTTCGCCCAGGGAAGGCTGAAAGCGGATCACAGTTCGAGTCAACAGGAAGCTTTGCCGACCTTTAGCCAGCAGACCATCAAATTCGGTTCCACCGGCGAAGACGTGTATGAGCTGCAAGGGCGACTGAAGTACCTAGGCTTTTATCACGGCAAAATCGACAGCGTGTTCGGTTCCAAGACCCAAGGCGCCGTCAAGTGGTTCCAATCCGAGTTCGGCATGAAGGTGGACGGCATCGTGGGGCCGAAGGTCAAACTGAAACTGTATAACGCCACCAAGGATTTCCGTCCGACCGCTCCGAAGCTTCATGAAGGCGGAGGTGCAGCGGCCGGTGCTGGCGGAAACGGCGGCGGTACTAATCAAGGGAATAACAACTTAGCCTCATCGAATACTATGGGCCTGTCCGACAATGATTTGAGAATCATGGCGAATGCCGTTTACGGCGAAGCGCGCGGAGAGCCGTTTGAGGGACAGGTCGCCGTAGCGGCCGTTATTCTCAACCGGGTGAAATCGCCAAGCTTCCCGAACACGCCGCATGGGGTTATATTCGAGCCGAGAGCATTTACCGCGGTCGCTGACGGCCAAATATGGCTGGAGCCGAACGCGCAGGCTCGAAAAGCGGTGGAGCAGGCGCTGAACGGCTGGGATCCTACAGGAGGATGCTTGTACTACTTCAATCCGAAAACAGCCACCTCGCCATGGATTTGGACGCGTCCTCAAGTCAAAACCATCGGTCAACATATCTTCTGTATGTAG
- the yfmF gene encoding EF-P 5-aminopentanol modification-associated protein YfmF, whose protein sequence is MTKTEFEHGTAGGIRIHVLPTNRFKTFAISLYAGSPLAEETVTSTALTPFVLRRGTVSYPETREFREQLEQLYGAGFGFDVYKRGDYQIVHFRMDTINDSFVKSPESLLRSSFAFLGEAFTQPVLENGAFRKSYVQTERDTVRKKLESIVNDKIRYAAERCIEVMCKNEPYRLHPLGERKDLDGITPEGLYESYQKWLQESVLDLYVVGDTSLDEVKTLVEEHFKLNRTESRDYVPSITRTAANETQTVVEKLDINQGKLNMGLRSTITYGDDEYAAALLYNGILGGYPHSKLFVNVREKESLAYYASSRYDGHKGIATIQSGIEVQNFEKAVDIIRQQLDDMAKGAISDIEMTQTKAMIRNVIKEMQDSAFEMIAYDFNRTLSGRERTPDELLKQVEGIAVDDVKQAASAFSLDTIYFLKGQKEE, encoded by the coding sequence TTGACGAAAACGGAATTTGAACACGGTACTGCCGGAGGGATACGGATTCACGTGTTGCCGACAAACCGATTCAAGACATTTGCGATATCGCTTTACGCCGGAAGCCCGTTAGCGGAGGAAACCGTGACCTCGACCGCGCTTACGCCTTTTGTACTGCGCAGAGGGACGGTTTCTTACCCGGAAACCAGAGAATTCCGCGAGCAGCTGGAGCAGCTGTACGGCGCCGGGTTTGGCTTTGACGTGTATAAGCGCGGCGATTATCAGATCGTGCACTTCCGCATGGACACGATCAATGACTCTTTTGTTAAGAGCCCTGAGAGCCTGCTGCGCTCCTCATTTGCTTTTCTGGGCGAGGCATTCACCCAGCCTGTGCTGGAGAATGGCGCATTCCGCAAATCTTACGTGCAGACCGAGCGCGACACGGTCCGCAAGAAGCTGGAGTCTATCGTAAACGATAAGATCCGTTATGCCGCCGAGCGCTGCATTGAGGTTATGTGCAAGAACGAGCCGTACCGATTGCATCCGCTCGGAGAGCGGAAGGACCTTGACGGCATCACGCCAGAGGGCTTGTATGAATCTTATCAGAAATGGCTCCAAGAGTCCGTTTTGGATTTGTACGTGGTTGGCGATACGAGTCTGGATGAGGTGAAGACGCTCGTCGAGGAGCATTTTAAACTGAATCGGACGGAAAGCAGGGATTATGTTCCTTCTATCACGCGGACGGCCGCTAACGAGACGCAGACGGTCGTGGAGAAGCTGGACATCAATCAAGGCAAACTCAACATGGGCCTTCGAAGCACGATTACGTACGGAGATGATGAATATGCCGCTGCGCTCCTGTATAACGGGATTTTGGGAGGGTATCCGCATTCGAAGCTGTTTGTTAACGTGAGGGAGAAGGAAAGTCTGGCGTATTACGCTTCCTCCCGATATGACGGTCATAAAGGGATTGCTACCATTCAATCCGGGATCGAGGTACAAAATTTCGAGAAGGCGGTCGACATCATTCGCCAACAGCTCGATGACATGGCCAAGGGTGCCATCTCGGACATCGAAATGACCCAGACGAAAGCCATGATCCGCAACGTGATCAAAGAAATGCAGGATTCGGCCTTCGAGATGATTGCGTATGATTTTAACCGCACGCTGTCGGGACGGGAACGTACGCCGGATGAGCTGCTGAAGCAGGTCGAGGGCATTGCAGTGGACGATGTGAAGCAGGCGGCTTCGGCATTTTCCCTGGATACGATCTATTTCCTGAAAGGTCAAAAGGAGGAATAG
- the yfmH gene encoding EF-P 5-aminopentanol modification-associated protein YfmH — protein sequence MESIHYDNLQETLYYEVMDNGLHVYVLPKPGFQKTYATFATKYGSVDNHFKVQGESETRVPDGIAHFLEHKMFEEPEGDIFAKFASNGASANAFTSFDQTVYLFSATENIHENLETLIDFVQNPYFTDQNVEKEKGIIGQEINMYQDNPDWRVYFGLIEAMYKVHPVHIDIAGTVESIGTITKEDLYTCYNAFYHPSNMLLFVVGGVDPEETMNLIRSNQARKSYDKQGSIERLFDPEPHGVEEKRRESRLAVSLPKCLFGFKEKQVGLSADEQLRRDLTTKLMMDLLFGSSTELYQKLYDEDLISDSFGHEYNSSPQYAFSAVGGDTKDPDQLLERIRTEVDKLKASGFQASDFERARKKKMGGYLRMLNSPENIAHEFTRYQFRGADFFNVLPVYESITLEDVNRRLQEHVDWNQLAVSIVVSP from the coding sequence GTGGAGAGCATTCATTATGACAACCTGCAGGAAACGCTGTATTACGAAGTGATGGATAACGGTTTGCACGTGTATGTGCTGCCTAAACCCGGCTTCCAGAAAACCTATGCGACCTTCGCAACCAAGTACGGTTCGGTCGATAACCATTTCAAGGTCCAAGGCGAGTCCGAGACCCGGGTTCCGGACGGAATTGCGCATTTTCTCGAGCACAAAATGTTTGAGGAGCCGGAAGGCGACATTTTTGCCAAGTTTGCTTCCAATGGCGCCTCGGCGAACGCCTTTACCAGTTTTGACCAGACCGTGTACCTCTTCTCGGCCACGGAGAACATTCATGAAAATTTGGAGACGCTGATCGATTTCGTGCAGAATCCATATTTTACCGACCAGAACGTGGAGAAGGAAAAAGGGATCATCGGCCAGGAAATCAACATGTATCAAGACAACCCGGATTGGCGCGTGTACTTCGGACTGATCGAAGCGATGTATAAGGTGCATCCGGTGCATATCGACATCGCCGGCACGGTGGAATCCATCGGGACGATTACGAAAGAAGATCTGTATACGTGCTACAATGCGTTCTATCACCCGAGCAACATGCTGCTGTTCGTGGTGGGGGGCGTCGATCCCGAGGAAACGATGAACCTGATCCGATCGAACCAAGCCCGAAAATCGTACGACAAACAAGGTTCCATTGAGCGTTTATTCGATCCGGAGCCGCATGGGGTCGAAGAGAAGCGGAGGGAGAGTCGCTTGGCCGTATCGCTGCCGAAATGCCTGTTCGGCTTCAAGGAGAAGCAGGTGGGTTTATCGGCCGATGAGCAGCTGCGCCGCGACCTGACGACCAAGCTGATGATGGATCTCCTGTTTGGCTCCAGTACGGAGTTGTATCAGAAGCTGTACGATGAGGATTTGATCTCCGACAGCTTCGGTCATGAATATAACAGCTCGCCCCAGTATGCGTTCTCCGCGGTTGGCGGGGACACGAAGGATCCGGATCAACTGCTGGAGCGCATCCGTACCGAGGTGGATAAGCTAAAGGCATCCGGATTCCAAGCCTCGGACTTTGAACGGGCCCGCAAGAAGAAAATGGGCGGATACTTGCGTATGCTCAATTCCCCGGAAAACATTGCCCATGAATTTACTCGCTATCAGTTCCGCGGCGCCGATTTCTTCAACGTTTTGCCGGTTTATGAATCCATCACCCTGGAGGATGTCAACCGCCGCCTGCAGGAGCATGTCGATTGGAACCAGCTGGCTGTATCGATCGTCGTGAGTCCGTAA
- the ymfI gene encoding elongation factor P 5-aminopentanone reductase has translation MKQDMGRELKPIGEMTVLITGASRGIGAAVAERFASVRMNVVIHYMNSHETANEVARRCMAYGAKVLTVSADLRDKEQILRMKEKLQSHGMEPDILVNNAGVSHYGLLSDVTEEQWDTLMSINLRGMFLCSQAFMGRMVSQRFGRIINVSSIWGLSGASCEVLYSTSKGGVNAFTKALAKELAPSGVTVNAVAPGAVDTSMLGHLESDEIRMLEDEIPVGRLAQPDEISSLVYFLALPESGYITGQVISPNGGWVT, from the coding sequence ATGAAGCAAGACATGGGAAGAGAATTGAAGCCGATCGGGGAAATGACGGTATTGATTACGGGTGCGAGCAGAGGCATAGGGGCGGCTGTCGCCGAACGCTTTGCCTCGGTCCGCATGAATGTGGTCATCCACTACATGAATTCGCACGAGACGGCCAACGAAGTAGCTCGCCGCTGCATGGCTTATGGAGCCAAGGTATTAACCGTATCCGCCGACCTGCGCGACAAAGAGCAGATATTACGGATGAAAGAGAAACTGCAGAGTCATGGTATGGAGCCGGATATTCTGGTTAACAACGCGGGCGTGTCCCATTACGGGCTTTTGTCCGACGTGACGGAAGAGCAGTGGGATACTTTGATGTCCATTAACCTGCGTGGGATGTTTCTGTGTTCCCAGGCTTTTATGGGGCGCATGGTTTCCCAGCGCTTTGGCAGGATCATCAATGTATCCTCGATCTGGGGGTTATCCGGAGCCTCCTGCGAGGTATTGTATTCGACAAGCAAAGGCGGCGTTAACGCCTTTACGAAGGCCCTCGCGAAGGAGCTTGCCCCGTCAGGCGTAACGGTGAACGCCGTGGCGCCCGGTGCGGTCGATACGTCCATGCTGGGGCATCTGGAGTCGGATGAAATTCGCATGCTGGAGGATGAAATTCCGGTCGGCCGATTGGCGCAGCCGGATGAGATTTCGTCGCTGGTGTATTTTTTGGCGCTGCCCGAGTCGGGCTACATTACCGGGCAAGTGATCAGCCCGAACGGAGGATGGGTGACCTAG
- a CDS encoding DUF3243 domain-containing protein: MSSVIKNFDSWKKFLGERVVQAEKAGMSEDTISQLAYEIGDFLDEKVDPQNSSNRALKELWDVGNEEERHVIARLMVKLAKNNA, translated from the coding sequence ATGTCATCCGTAATCAAAAACTTTGATTCCTGGAAGAAATTCCTGGGCGAGCGCGTCGTTCAAGCCGAGAAAGCGGGCATGAGTGAAGACACCATTTCCCAGCTGGCTTATGAGATCGGTGATTTCCTCGATGAGAAGGTTGATCCGCAAAACTCATCCAACCGGGCACTGAAAGAATTGTGGGATGTAGGTAACGAGGAAGAACGCCACGTTATCGCGCGTCTGATGGTGAAATTGGCCAAGAACAACGCATAA
- a CDS encoding DUF3388 domain-containing protein: MESNQWYMEYKIHKNRPGLLGDIASVLGMLEVNILTINGVEGQTRGMLLETDDEEKIVLMGKMLNKMKNITVSALRPPKLVDILAVRHGRYIDRDSDDRKTFRFTRDELGLLVDFLGELFKREGNQVIGLRGMPRVGKTESIIAGSVCAMKRWTFVSSTLLRQTIRSQLSEDEMNTNNIFIIDGIVSTIRSNERHYQLLQDIMGMESTKVIEHPDIFVRESEYSYDDFDIIIELRNNPEEEIVYDTFTGSYSDDL; encoded by the coding sequence GTGGAATCGAATCAATGGTACATGGAATATAAGATACATAAGAACCGGCCCGGTTTGCTCGGTGACATTGCATCCGTGCTGGGCATGCTCGAAGTGAACATACTGACCATTAACGGCGTGGAAGGCCAAACCCGCGGAATGCTGCTCGAGACGGATGACGAAGAAAAAATTGTTCTGATGGGTAAAATGTTAAACAAAATGAAAAATATTACGGTATCAGCCTTGAGGCCCCCGAAACTGGTGGATATTCTGGCTGTCCGTCATGGACGATATATCGACCGGGACTCGGATGATCGTAAAACGTTTCGTTTTACGCGTGATGAGCTCGGTTTACTTGTTGATTTTTTGGGTGAATTGTTCAAAAGGGAAGGTAATCAGGTCATCGGCCTCCGCGGGATGCCACGCGTGGGCAAAACCGAGTCCATTATCGCCGGCAGCGTCTGCGCGATGAAGCGCTGGACCTTCGTTTCCTCTACGCTGCTCCGTCAAACCATTCGCAGTCAACTCTCCGAGGACGAGATGAATACGAACAACATTTTTATCATTGACGGCATTGTGAGCACGATCCGGTCCAATGAACGCCACTATCAGCTCCTGCAGGATATCATGGGAATGGAGAGCACGAAGGTGATCGAGCATCCCGATATCTTTGTTCGCGAATCCGAATATTCCTACGATGATTTCGACATTATCATCGAATTGCGAAACAATCCGGAAGAGGAAATCGTTTATGATACGTTCACGGGCTCTTATAGTGACGATTTGTAA
- a CDS encoding helix-turn-helix domain-containing protein yields MSELGQQLREARLQKGMSLDDVQEMTKIRKRYLEAIEAGDYKVLPGSFYVRAFIKTYAEAVGIDPDELLEGHKQDVPKSEPEATMEPVIQKRASRPTAERNMKWLPTLLMWTFPILIVVVIYLVAINSNEPKDEPPVSNNDQTQTDQAQNPQTPDNTDSGTPGDGAQGGDNVPDGTVNEGTDGEGTDTPDGTEGTDGTDIDEPGDSTPGTATVTQDRTEGKNTVFKVSGSSVKVEIVATSEGKSWVEVYRGNNTSGEKLAFQMLENGASLSFDMDSQGLFVKSGNSAATTITVGGQPVTDGKSTSRIVLEPADGSASTMDNTGTGDTSDTSDTTDFE; encoded by the coding sequence ATGTCCGAACTGGGACAGCAATTAAGGGAGGCGCGTCTGCAAAAAGGGATGAGCCTTGATGATGTGCAGGAAATGACTAAAATACGCAAGCGATACTTGGAAGCCATCGAGGCAGGGGATTACAAAGTACTTCCCGGCAGTTTTTACGTGCGGGCATTCATCAAAACCTATGCGGAAGCGGTGGGGATTGACCCGGACGAACTGCTTGAAGGGCACAAACAGGATGTGCCTAAATCCGAACCGGAAGCGACCATGGAGCCGGTTATTCAAAAGCGCGCCAGCAGACCGACAGCCGAACGGAACATGAAATGGCTGCCTACGCTGCTGATGTGGACGTTCCCGATCCTGATCGTTGTTGTCATATATTTGGTGGCCATCAATTCGAATGAGCCTAAGGACGAACCGCCGGTCAGCAACAATGATCAGACGCAGACCGATCAGGCGCAGAACCCGCAAACTCCGGATAACACGGATTCCGGGACGCCAGGCGACGGAGCGCAGGGCGGCGACAATGTTCCGGACGGCACGGTTAACGAAGGCACGGACGGAGAAGGAACTGACACCCCGGACGGAACAGAAGGCACAGACGGAACGGACATCGATGAACCGGGTGATTCAACGCCTGGAACGGCTACGGTGACGCAGGACCGGACGGAAGGCAAGAACACCGTATTTAAGGTATCGGGCTCGTCCGTGAAGGTTGAGATTGTGGCCACGAGCGAAGGCAAGAGCTGGGTCGAGGTATACCGCGGAAACAATACTTCCGGGGAGAAGCTGGCTTTCCAAATGCTCGAGAACGGTGCTTCGCTGAGCTTTGACATGGACAGCCAGGGACTCTTCGTGAAATCGGGGAATTCCGCTGCAACGACCATTACGGTTGGCGGCCAGCCCGTAACGGATGGCAAGTCCACGTCGCGCATCGTGCTGGAGCCGGCCGATGGTTCCGCAAGCACCATGGATAATACGGGTACCGGGGATACATCAGATACATCGGATACCACCGACTTCGAATAA
- a CDS encoding YajQ family cyclic di-GMP-binding protein — translation MASESSFDIVSKMDMQELTNAVNQAEREIENRFDFKGSKSSLKLDKDALVIASDDEYKLNAVIDILQTKMVKRGLSLKNVEYGKIEPASMGTVRQRLTLKQGIDQENSKKINILIRDSKLKVKSQIQGDQIRVTGKSKDDLQQIMQLLRKADLSLDLQFTNFK, via the coding sequence ATGGCTTCAGAAAGCTCATTTGATATCGTATCCAAAATGGATATGCAGGAACTTACCAATGCGGTTAATCAAGCGGAGCGCGAGATCGAAAACCGTTTTGACTTCAAGGGCAGCAAAAGCAGCTTGAAGCTGGACAAGGACGCGCTGGTCATTGCCTCCGATGACGAGTACAAACTCAACGCCGTTATCGATATTTTGCAGACCAAGATGGTGAAGCGGGGCTTGTCGCTTAAAAATGTGGAGTACGGTAAGATCGAGCCGGCTTCCATGGGTACCGTCCGTCAGCGTCTGACCTTGAAGCAGGGAATCGACCAGGAGAATTCCAAAAAGATCAATATTTTGATCCGTGATTCCAAGCTGAAGGTCAAGAGCCAGATTCAAGGCGACCAGATTCGGGTAACCGGAAAAAGCAAGGATGATCTTCAGCAGATCATGCAGCTGCTTCGCAAAGCCGACCTTTCCTTGGATCTGCAATTCACCAATTTTAAATAA
- the pgsA gene encoding CDP-diacylglycerol--glycerol-3-phosphate 3-phosphatidyltransferase, whose product MNLPNRITLARICLIPVMMIFLLVDFDFYPDPIVWNDFVLPYNQLIAALIFILAASTDGIDGYLARKNNMVTNLGKLLDPLADKLLVAAILISLVEMGKCESWIAVVIISREFAVTGLRQIALLEGSVVAAGQSGKIKTVIQIVAIVALLINNFPFVFLGIPFDVIAIWAAALITIYSGIEYFVQNRHLLKGTGA is encoded by the coding sequence ATGAATTTACCCAATCGTATCACGTTGGCCCGCATTTGCTTGATCCCTGTCATGATGATTTTCCTGCTGGTGGATTTTGATTTTTATCCGGATCCCATTGTGTGGAATGATTTTGTCCTGCCCTATAACCAATTGATTGCGGCACTGATATTCATACTTGCTGCAAGCACGGACGGCATTGACGGGTATCTGGCCCGGAAAAACAATATGGTGACGAATCTGGGTAAACTTCTGGATCCGCTGGCGGACAAACTGCTGGTTGCGGCCATACTCATATCGCTTGTAGAGATGGGAAAATGCGAATCCTGGATTGCTGTTGTCATCATCAGCAGGGAATTTGCGGTGACTGGCTTGAGACAAATTGCGCTTCTGGAAGGTTCGGTAGTCGCAGCAGGTCAATCCGGAAAAATCAAGACGGTGATTCAGATCGTGGCGATTGTCGCGCTTCTGATCAACAATTTCCCGTTTGTATTTTTGGGGATTCCGTTTGATGTCATTGCGATCTGGGCTGCCGCGCTGATTACGATCTATTCGGGAATCGAATATTTTGTCCAGAACAGGCACCTTCTCAAAGGTACCGGGGCATAA